The following DNA comes from Cryobacterium psychrophilum.
CGGTGAGGGCGGCCGAGGAGTTCATGGCGAAGTAGATGCCACGATCAATCGACAGCGCGGCGACGAGCGCCATGATGGCCACGAACGACTCCATGAGCATTCCGCCATAGCCGATGAAGCGGCTCTGGCGTTCCTTCTCAATGAGCTTGGGTGTGGTTCCCGAGGCGATGAGGGCGTGGAATCCCGACAGGGCCCCGCACGCGATCGTCACGAACAGGAAGGGGAAGAGGGTTCCGCTCACGACCGGGCCGGTGCCGCTCGTGGCGAACTCGCTGACGGCGGGTGCCGAGATCTCCGGACGCACGATGATGATGGCCGCGGCGAGCATGCCGATCGTGCCGATTTTCATGAAGGTGGAGAGATAGTCGCGCGGGGCGAGCAGTAACCACACGGGCAGGATCGCGGCCACGAAACCGTAGACGATGATGCCCCAGGCGATGGCGATCTTGTCGAGCGTGAAGAGGGCAGTTCCCCATTCGGTGCCGGAAATCGCGCCGCCGCCGATGATCGCGGCGATGAGCAGCACGAAGCCGATGATAGAGATCTCGGTGATCTTGCCCGGTCGGAAGAAGCGCAGGTAGACGCCCATGAAGAGCGCGATCGGAATGGTCATGCCCACCGAGAAGACGCCCCACGGGCTCTCGGCGAGGGCGTTCGTCACCACGAGGGCGAGGATGGCCACGATGATGATCATGATCACGAGGGTGGCGATCAGGGCGGCGGTTCCGCCGATGAGGCCGAGTTCGTCGCGAGCCATCTGGCCCAGCGAACGTCCGCCGCGGCGCATGGAGAAGTAGAGGATGAGGTAATCCTGCACGGCACCGGCGGCGACGACGCCGACGATGATCCAGATCGTGCCGGGAAGGTAGCCCATCTGCGCGGCGAGAACGGGGCCGACGAGGGGGCCCGCGCCGGCGATGGCGGCGAAGTGGTGGCCGAAGAGTACCCGACGGTCGGTGACGGCAAAGTCCTTGCCGTCTGCCTTGTACTCGGCGGGGGTGGCGCGACGGTCATCGGGCTTGAGCAGGTGCTTCTCAATGAACTTCGAGTAGAACCGGTATCCGATGAGATAGGTGCAGACGGCCGCGAACACGAACCAGATCGCGTTGACGGTCTCCCCGCGCACAATGGCGAGCATCGTCCAGCTCACAGCACCGAGCAGCGAAACGGCGGCCCAGATCGCGATCTTGAGTGGAGTCCAGTGCCGTTCCTCGGCCTCCTGGATCTCGGGATCGAGGGCCACGGGCAGTGGTCCGGGAACCCGTTGCAACGGGTCTGCTTTTTCGGCTGAGTCTTGCGCGGTGCGGGCCATGACGTTTTCTCTCCTTTGAGAAGCTGCCAAACGCAGCCTGCATCAGGTGCAACCGTAACAGGGCGTGCCGTATGTTTTCGCGGCGGGAATTTTCTGTCGGCGACCGAGCGCCTAAAATAGGAGGATTGCCCTTTGGGCACTGCCCGCCATTCCGCTTTCGACCATTGGAGCCACCATGGCCGCCCCCACTCATCTCGACGCCGTCATCGCCCTCGCCCGCCATCGCGGGTTCGTTTTCCAGGCCGGTGAAATCTACGGTGGTTCCCGCTCGGCATGGGACTACGGGCCCCTGGGTGTTGAACTCAAAGAGAACATCAAGAAGCAGTGGTGGCGTTCGATGGTCACGAGCCGCGACGACGTGGTCGGCCTCGACTCCAGTGTGATCCTGCCTCGAGCGGTCTGGGAGGCATCCGGTCACGTTGAGGTTTTCAGTGACCCGCTGATCGAGTGCACGAGCTGCCACAAGCGTTTTCGCGAGGATCACCTCGTCGAAGAGTTCGAGGAGCGCAAGGGTCGCGCCCCCGAGAACGGTATCGATGACATTCCCTGCCCCAACTGCGGCAACCGTCACATCTGGACCGAGCCGCGCGCCTTCTCCGGCCTGCTCAAGACCTACCTCGGACCGGTCGACGACGAGGCCGGTATGCACTACCTGCGCCCCGAGACCGCGCAGGGTATCTTTGTGAACTTCGCCAACGTGCTGCAGGCCTCCCGCTCGAAGCCCCCGTTCGGCATCGGCCAGATCGGCAAGAGCTTCCGCAACGAGATCACACCAGGAAACTTCATCTTCCGCACCCGCGAGTTCGAGCAGATGGAGATGGAATTCTTCGTCGAGCCCGGCACGGACGAGACCTGGCACCAGTACTGGATCGACACCCGCATGGCCTGGTACACCGGGCTCGGCATCCGCGCCGAGAACCTTCGCCTCTTCGAACACCCCGCCGAGAAGCTCTCCCACTACTCCAAGCGCACCGTCGACATCGAGTACCGCTTCGGCTTCGTCGGCGGCGAGTTCGGCGAGCTCGAGGGGGTGGCCAACCGTGGCGACTTCGACCTGTCGACGCACGCCAAGGCATCCGGCAAGGACCTGTCGTACTTCGACCAGACGAAGAACGAGCGCTGGACGCCGTACGTGATCGAGCCGGCTGCCGGCCTCACCCGCTCGCTCATGGCCTTCCTCGTTGACGCGTACCACGAGGAAGAAGTGCCCAACGCAAAGGGCGGCACCGACAAGCGCACCGTGCTCAAGCTCGACCCGCGCCTCGCCCCGGTGAAGGCCGCGATTCTGCCGCTGTCGCGCAATGAGCGTCTCTCGCCAATGGCCCGCGAGCTCGCGGCCCGCCTGCGCGAGTCGTGGAACGTGGACTTCGACGACGCCGGTGCCATTGGGCGCCGCTACCGTCGCCAGGACGAGATCGGCACGCCGTACTGCATCACGGTGGACTTCGATTCGCTCGATGACCAGGCCGTCACCGTGCGAGACCGCGACACCATGCTGCAGGAGCGCGTTCCGCTGGCCGAGCTCGACGCGTACCTCGCGGTGCGCCTGCGCGGCGCGTAACCGCAGCCCCGGCCCGCCTGCGCGGCCGAGTGGTGCCAAAAATACCCTCCCGGTCGACGGGAGGGTATTTTTGGCGCTAGCAGATGTGTCGGCGAGGGTCAGGTGGCGGGCGCGACCTCGATCAGGGTGACGCCGGCGTCCGCGGTGGGACTCGACATGGCGGCGAGGGCCTCGGGTGCCTCCGATAGTGGGATTCGGCGTGTGATCAGGTCTTGCGGGCGCAAGCGACCGTTCACCACGAGGCCGAGCAGGGCGGGATAGTCCCTGGTCGGCATGCCGTGGCTGCCCAGAATGGTGAGCTCGCGCGCGATCACCAAGCCGAGGGGAAGGCGCGGGTCCTCGTCCAGCAGGCCGATCTGCACGTGCCGCCCACGAATCGCCAGCGAGCGGATGGCGATGCTCACCGTGTTGGCGTGGCCGAGCGCCTCGACGGTGACCTCGGCCCCCGCGCCCTCCGGGGTGAGTTCGCGGATGCGTTCGATCACGTCGGCGTCATCGAGCCCGGCGGAGTTCACGGTGTGAGTCGCGCCCACCCGGGTCGCCGCCTCGAGCGCGGCAGAGCTGATGTCGACGGCGATCACGGTGGAGCCGAGGGCCCGGCCGATCATTACCGCGGACAGACCAACGCCGCCGCAACCCACGACCACGAGGGTTTCGTCGGCCTGCAGACGGGCCTGGTGAACGAGACCGCGGTACGACGTGGCGAAACGGCATCCGAGCAGGGCGGCCGCGCCAGCGTCGAGGTCGTCGGGCACCGCCACGAGGTTGAAGTCGGCGTGGTGCAGGGCCACCCGCTCGGCGTACGAACCCCAGTGGGTGAATCCCGGCTGGGTCTGGTTGCGGCACACCTGGCCGTTGCCGCTGTCGCACTCCGGGCATTCGCCGCACGCGCACACGAACGGCACCGTCACGCGCTGGCCCACGCGAAACCGCCGCACGAGCGGACCGATGGCGTCGATGACGCCCACGAGTTCGTGTCCGGGAACGTGCGGCAGCGCGATGTCGGCGTCGTGGCCGATCCAGCCGTGCCAGTCACTGCGGCACAGTCCCGTGGCCTCGACCCGCACGATCACCCCCGCGGCGCTCAACAGGGGCTCTAGTACCTCGCGTACGACCGGCAGTTCGCCGAATTCCTCGAAATAGACCGCTTTCATGTCCCTAGTCTGCCTGATGACGTTGTTCCAACAACGTTTTCTTCCGACGCACACCTCGGCGCGCCGTCGCGGGGGCGAACTGCACCAAGATGACGTACCCGAACCCGCAGGCTGCGACTCGCGTCCTCCAGCTGGTTATCCTCAAGGACGCCTCGCGCAAGCCGAAGGTTCCCGTGGCCATCCACTTCTGTGGGCCGTGCCGTGCCGCGCCTGGCACCTCACGTCGAAGAAGCAAACCGACAAATCACGGCAGTGGAACCTGGTGGCTGGCCAGCGCACCGCCATCTCAAATGGGGTTCTTGTGTGCAGTGTCTGTCACCACCGCAGTCCTACCGCAGTCCCCCGAACCCATGCGGCCGGTGCCGCACATGCCTCGCCGGCCCGGAAATCCGCAGTTGCGAACCGGAATCCGGCCGTAGGCGGCTACAGTGGCCACACCACTACACCCGGGAGAAATCACATGGGCAGGCAATTCGAGGTCGTTTTCGAGGGAGAGTTTCCCGGCACGCCGGAGCAGGTGTGGGAGGCCATCACCACGCAGACGGCAGCGTGGCTCTTCCCGTCGGAGGGGATGGAGGGTACCGACCTCGTCTCCGAGCGTCCGACGCACCGAGTCAACCGCATGGACGGGCCGGATGGATGGTTCAACCAGCTTGATCAGGTCATTGAGGAGCGTCCCGACGGTCGCTCGTTCATGCGTTGGGTGCACAGCGGCGTCTCACAGGACGACCGTGATCCCGAGAACATCGCTGTGAATCTTCACACGGCCTTCTACATGCACACGCTCGCGGAGTACCTCGAACACTTTGTGGGCCGCCCCGCGGTCTTCGCGGACATTCAGGGGCCGGAGGCGTCGACGGCGCCGGAGTCCTTCGAGATTGTGCGTGCCGCACTCGGCATTGACGTCGGCACGGTAGCGGGTGATTCCACGTATGTGGCCCTTCCCGGTGAGCCGGCTCCCGGGGCCTTCGTCGACTACACCAGCGAGCACTTCATCGGCCTTCGAACGAACGACGCCCTCTACCGCTTCTTCGGACGCAACGCCTTCGGCGGCCCCGTCGGCATCACCGTGCACCACTTTGGCGGAGCCGAGCCGATCCTGATCGAGCACGAATGGCACGAATGGATCCTCGACCTGTTCACGTAGCCGAGAGCTACGGGGTGTCGTCACGCCGCAGGATCGCGACGTGACCGCGCGGGTCAGGAGGCGGCGGGAACGTCCGCGGACGCGGCATCCGCTGCCGGGGCGGCGGAGGACGACGCGTCGAGGTCGACCTGCACGCCGAAGAGGGCATCAAGGCCCGTGATGTAGGACTCCTGCTCGCCGGCCCTAGCCAGCTCGCGCGCGCGCACCATGGGGGTGTGCAGCAGCACGCCGGTGAGGTGGCGCAGCGCCTGCTCGGTCTGTTCGCTCGAGTCACCACGGCTGCGTGCCCTGGCGATCTCGGCGTCGCGCAGTTCGAAGATATACGTACGCAGGGCCACGACGGCCGGGGCGAGGCTCTGTTCCTCGGCGACGGCGGAGAACTTGCGGGCGGCACGGCCCACGAGCTCGCGGGCCTCATCGGTGGCGTTGAGCTCTTCGAGGGGCGCGTGGATGCTGATGGTCTCGAGGTCGAGCAGCTCGACGCCGGCCACGTCCACAACGTTCGGGGCCACGTTCCGCGGAAGTCCGAGGTCAATGATGAGCTGCGGCGGGGCCTCGGGGGCAGCATCCGCCGGGCACAGGTGCACGGCCCTGGATTCGGTGTCGATCGGGTGGGAATTCACACCAACGGCGGCGCGGCCGGCCAGGATGAGGGCGGCGTCGATGACATGGTCCTCACCGAGCGTGCAGGTGACCACGACGTCGGCGCCGGCGACCGCGCCGGCGAAGTCGGCGGCCAACACGGCGTCGATCCCGTGGGACGACGCGAACTTCTGCGCGCGACCGGACGGCGAGTACACGCGCACGTTCTCCGCACCGCGATCGCGCAGGGCGGCGAGGGAAGCGCCGGCGTAACGTCCGGTGCCCACGAGCAACACGCGGGCCTCGGCCCAGTCGCTCACCCGGCTCTCGGCGAGCTCGAGGGCGAGGCGCACGAGGGAGCGCCCGGCCGACCCGATACCGGTGCGGTTCTTCACGCCGCGTGACGTCTGCGAGGCGCGTTGAAACAGTCGTTCGAGCTCGGGGCTCGTGGTGCCGGCGGCCCTGGCCTGCTCGAGCGATCGACGCACCTGCCCGGCAATCTCTCCCTCGCCCACAACCACGGATTCGAGCCCGCTCGTGACCGCAAAGAGATGTTCGGCAACGCCATTGCCGTGCACCAGGGTCAGGGTGTCGCGCAGGGTATCTTGCGGAACACCGCTGTTCGCACTCACCGCTTCGATGGCCGCGTAGACCGCCGGGAGAGGCGAGACCCCGTAGGGCTCATCGAGATCGAGGTAGGCCTCGAAGCGGTTGCAGGTGGCCACGATCACGGCGCCGCTCAGGGCAACGTGCTTGGCGACGATGTGACCGGCCGTTTCGCCGCCGCCGCCAACAGACAGCATCTCCAGCACTTCGAAGCTGGAGTTCTTGTGGCTGGCGGACAACAAAATTAGCACCATTCAAGTCTAGAGGCCGAGGCTGGGAGCTTCGACTCGTTGATTCCGGGGATATTTGAGAGAATGGAGTTGATGATCCTCGACGCGCAGCACCCTCTGTCCTCCGGCGTCACCGCCGACTCCCGCCTGATTCGGGCCTATCAGGGCGCTCGCCCCGACGTGACGCCCGTGTGGTTCATGCGTCAGGCCGGCCGTTCCTTGCCCGAATACCGCGAGCTGCGCGTGGGCACGCGCATGCTCGACGCGTGCCTCGACCCCAAGCTCGCGAGCGAAATCACGCTGCAGCCCGTGCGTCGCCACAGCGTGGACGCCGGCATCTTCTTCAGCGACATTGTTGTTCCCCTCAAGCTCGTGGGTGTCGACGTTGAAATTGTGCCGGGCAAGGGCCCCGTGCTCGGCAAGGCCGTGCGAACGAAAGCGGATGTCCAGGAGCTGACCGCCCTCGATCCCGCTGTTCTCGACGACGCGCTCGCACCCATCAGGGAGGCCGTCAGCCTCACCGTGGCACAGCTCGGTTCCACTCCCCTCATCGGATTCGCCGGCGCCCCGTTCACGCTCGCCGCCTACCTCGTGGAGGGTGGCCCGTCGAAGGATCACCTCCACGCGCGCGCCCTCATGCACTCCGACCCGGAGGCCTGGCAGCAGCTCATGGCGTGGACCGCGGATGTCACCGGCCGTTTCTTACGCGCCCAGGTGGTTGCCGGTGCGAGTGCCGCGCAACTGTTTGACTCGTGGGCCGGAGCGTTGTCTCTTGCCGACTACGCGGCATCCGTTGCCCCCGCCTCGGCGGCCGCCATCGCCCACGTGCGCGACCTCGGGTACACCGAACACCGGGTGGGTGCCGATGCGGTGGAACGCAACGTGCCGATCGTGCACTTCGGCGTTGGTACGAGCGAACTGCTCAAGGAGATGCACAACATTGGCGCCGACGTCGTGGGCGTTGATTACCGTCTTCCCCTGGACGAGGCCAGTCGTCGCCTCGGCGGCGTCGTGCCGGTGCAGGGAAACGTTGACCCCGCCCTGCTCACGGCGCCCTGGCCCGTGCTCGAGGCCCACGTGCGCGATGTCCTCGAACGCGGGCGTGCGGCGCCGGCGCACGTGCTCAACCTCGGCCACGGCGTTCCGCCGGAGACCGACCCTGACGTGCTCACCCGCCTGGTCTCGCTCGTGCATTCCGTCAGCGCCGAGAGCTAGGCCGACATGCAAGACGTTGTGGTCATCGGCGGAGGCATCGCCGGTCTGGTCGCCGCCCGCGCCTGTGCCCGCCTCGGTCTCGGAGTCACCATTATTGAGGCGGCGGATGCCGTGGGCGGGCCGGTCGCCGGCCATGAAATCGCCGGGCTACGCCTTGACAGCGGCGCCGAGAGCTTCGCCGTGCGCGGCGGAACGGTCGCCGCATTCGTGGAGGAGCTGGGACTCACGGAGGAGATCGTGGCCCCCAACCCGGCGGGGGCGTGGCTGCACCTCCCCGCACTGAAGGCCGACCAGGGCTCGGTGAGCGTGCCACTGCCCCAGGCCGGCGTGCTCGGAATTCCCGGGTCGCCGCTCGCCGAAGACGTGCGACGCGTGATCGGCTGGGGCGGCGCGCTGCGCGCCTACCTTGACCGGCTCATGCCCGTGCTCACGATCGGGCGAGAGCACAGCCTCGGTGACCTCGTGGGCAAGCGAATGGGACGCCGGGTGCTCGAACGCCTCGTGGAACCGGTGGCCTCCGGCGTGTATACGACGTCGAGCCGCGACCTGGAGATCGACGTGGTCGCTCCAGGGCTCAACCGCGCGCTCACCACCACCGGCTCGCTCTCCGGTGCCGTGCTGGCCCTGCGTTCCGGCGCCCCGGCCGGTTCAATGGTGGGTGGACTACGCGGCGGCATGTCGCGACTGCCCGCAGCGCTCCTCGCCGACCTCGAACACTTCGGTGCCGTTATCGAGACCGGCCGCGCGGCCACGAGTCTCGTGCGTATTGACGCCACGGCCGATTCTGAGCAGGGCTGGGCGATCACCCTCGCTCCAACCGACGCTGATTCCGTCGAAACGGCGACCGACTCTGCCCCTGACCCTGCGGACGCCGAGCGCACGGCGCGCTTCGTGATTGTGGCGACGCAGGGCCGGCAAGCACTTCGACTGCTGGCGCCCCTCGGCGTCGCCCACGACGCGCTGAGCGAGCTGGAGTGGCCCGGTCCGACCGCCGTGACGCTCGCCACTCTCGTGCTTGACGCCCCCGAACTCGACGCTCATCCCCGGGGCACCGGTGTGCTCGTGGCCGCCGAGGCCACCGATGTCGCGGCCAAGGCGCTCACCCATGTCACCGCGAAGTGGTCATGGGTGGCGGCGGCCGCCGGACCCGGCCGACACGTCGTGCGCCTGTCGTACGGACGCGTCGGCCAAGCGAACCCCGCTGAGGGGGTGACCGACGAGGATCTCGAGGCGCTCGCGCTTCGAGATGCGTCGGTCCTTCTCGGCACCTCGCTGTCCGCTGGCATGGTGCGCGGCTTTGCGCGCACCGAATGGCGTGACGCCATCTCGCCCGCCACGATCGGAGCGCCCGAACGAGTCACGAGCGTGCGCGAGGCTCTTTCCGACACTCCCGGGCTCGAGGTCACGGGTGCCTGGCTCGCCGGAACCGGCCTGGCCTCGGTGATTCCGGATGCCCTCGCAGCGGCGGGCCGCATTCGACAGGCTTCGCTGGGCCTCTGACACTTCATTGACGGCGGGCGGGCCGGTCGCCCCCGCATGGTTCGGCCTGATCCGGCGTGCATTCACAGCGCCAACCGCGTTACTGTGGATATCTGAACCTCGACGAGTGGAGTATCAATGCGCGCAAAGCTTCTGTTCATCACGGGAGGGCTGGTTGGCTATGTGTTGGGTGCACGCGCCGGACGCAAACGCTACGACCAGATCGCCGCTGCCGCGACTGACCTCTGGAACGCTCCTCCGGTTCAGCGGCGGGTGACCGAAGCGCGTGATTTCGGACTTGAACTGGTTGGTGACGTTCCCGGAGTGATCCTCGACGCCGGCAAGAAGTTCGTGTCCTCCGTCGCAGGCAAGACCTCGCAGGGCAGCTCGCGACCTTCGACGAGTG
Coding sequences within:
- a CDS encoding carbon starvation CstA family protein; its protein translation is MARTAQDSAEKADPLQRVPGPLPVALDPEIQEAEERHWTPLKIAIWAAVSLLGAVSWTMLAIVRGETVNAIWFVFAAVCTYLIGYRFYSKFIEKHLLKPDDRRATPAEYKADGKDFAVTDRRVLFGHHFAAIAGAGPLVGPVLAAQMGYLPGTIWIIVGVVAAGAVQDYLILYFSMRRGGRSLGQMARDELGLIGGTAALIATLVIMIIIVAILALVVTNALAESPWGVFSVGMTIPIALFMGVYLRFFRPGKITEISIIGFVLLIAAIIGGGAISGTEWGTALFTLDKIAIAWGIIVYGFVAAILPVWLLLAPRDYLSTFMKIGTIGMLAAAIIIVRPEISAPAVSEFATSGTGPVVSGTLFPFLFVTIACGALSGFHALIASGTTPKLIEKERQSRFIGYGGMLMESFVAIMALVAALSIDRGIYFAMNSSAALTGGTVQGAVTFVNSLGLTGVNLTPDMLTQTAKDVGEASIVSRTGGAPTLSVGLAHIMQQVAGGSGMMAFWYHFAIMFEALFILTAVDAGTRVARFMLQDTLGNFFPKFKNTSWRPGAWMATGIMVAAWGAVLIMGVTDPLGGINTLFPLFGIANQLLAAIALAVCMAIVAKRGLFKYLWVVALPLGFTAVITIYASFLKIFSPVPGVGYFAQNRAFSDALAAGETSFGTAPSVLAMEAVVRNTMIQGLLSILFVVLAIIVIVTAIQATVRAYRSGSNASSEDPPVQSLIYGPAGFIPTPAEKALEAQWNGLPSDKKPVGTGH
- a CDS encoding glycine--tRNA ligase — protein: MAAPTHLDAVIALARHRGFVFQAGEIYGGSRSAWDYGPLGVELKENIKKQWWRSMVTSRDDVVGLDSSVILPRAVWEASGHVEVFSDPLIECTSCHKRFREDHLVEEFEERKGRAPENGIDDIPCPNCGNRHIWTEPRAFSGLLKTYLGPVDDEAGMHYLRPETAQGIFVNFANVLQASRSKPPFGIGQIGKSFRNEITPGNFIFRTREFEQMEMEFFVEPGTDETWHQYWIDTRMAWYTGLGIRAENLRLFEHPAEKLSHYSKRTVDIEYRFGFVGGEFGELEGVANRGDFDLSTHAKASGKDLSYFDQTKNERWTPYVIEPAAGLTRSLMAFLVDAYHEEEVPNAKGGTDKRTVLKLDPRLAPVKAAILPLSRNERLSPMARELAARLRESWNVDFDDAGAIGRRYRRQDEIGTPYCITVDFDSLDDQAVTVRDRDTMLQERVPLAELDAYLAVRLRGA
- a CDS encoding zinc-binding dehydrogenase produces the protein MKAVYFEEFGELPVVREVLEPLLSAAGVIVRVEATGLCRSDWHGWIGHDADIALPHVPGHELVGVIDAIGPLVRRFRVGQRVTVPFVCACGECPECDSGNGQVCRNQTQPGFTHWGSYAERVALHHADFNLVAVPDDLDAGAAALLGCRFATSYRGLVHQARLQADETLVVVGCGGVGLSAVMIGRALGSTVIAVDISSAALEAATRVGATHTVNSAGLDDADVIERIRELTPEGAGAEVTVEALGHANTVSIAIRSLAIRGRHVQIGLLDEDPRLPLGLVIARELTILGSHGMPTRDYPALLGLVVNGRLRPQDLITRRIPLSEAPEALAAMSSPTADAGVTLIEVAPAT
- a CDS encoding SRPBCC family protein; the protein is MGRQFEVVFEGEFPGTPEQVWEAITTQTAAWLFPSEGMEGTDLVSERPTHRVNRMDGPDGWFNQLDQVIEERPDGRSFMRWVHSGVSQDDRDPENIAVNLHTAFYMHTLAEYLEHFVGRPAVFADIQGPEASTAPESFEIVRAALGIDVGTVAGDSTYVALPGEPAPGAFVDYTSEHFIGLRTNDALYRFFGRNAFGGPVGITVHHFGGAEPILIEHEWHEWILDLFT
- a CDS encoding glutamyl-tRNA reductase, with translation MLILLSASHKNSSFEVLEMLSVGGGGETAGHIVAKHVALSGAVIVATCNRFEAYLDLDEPYGVSPLPAVYAAIEAVSANSGVPQDTLRDTLTLVHGNGVAEHLFAVTSGLESVVVGEGEIAGQVRRSLEQARAAGTTSPELERLFQRASQTSRGVKNRTGIGSAGRSLVRLALELAESRVSDWAEARVLLVGTGRYAGASLAALRDRGAENVRVYSPSGRAQKFASSHGIDAVLAADFAGAVAGADVVVTCTLGEDHVIDAALILAGRAAVGVNSHPIDTESRAVHLCPADAAPEAPPQLIIDLGLPRNVAPNVVDVAGVELLDLETISIHAPLEELNATDEARELVGRAARKFSAVAEEQSLAPAVVALRTYIFELRDAEIARARSRGDSSEQTEQALRHLTGVLLHTPMVRARELARAGEQESYITGLDALFGVQVDLDASSSAAPAADAASADVPAAS
- the hemE gene encoding uroporphyrinogen decarboxylase, yielding MELMILDAQHPLSSGVTADSRLIRAYQGARPDVTPVWFMRQAGRSLPEYRELRVGTRMLDACLDPKLASEITLQPVRRHSVDAGIFFSDIVVPLKLVGVDVEIVPGKGPVLGKAVRTKADVQELTALDPAVLDDALAPIREAVSLTVAQLGSTPLIGFAGAPFTLAAYLVEGGPSKDHLHARALMHSDPEAWQQLMAWTADVTGRFLRAQVVAGASAAQLFDSWAGALSLADYAASVAPASAAAIAHVRDLGYTEHRVGADAVERNVPIVHFGVGTSELLKEMHNIGADVVGVDYRLPLDEASRRLGGVVPVQGNVDPALLTAPWPVLEAHVRDVLERGRAAPAHVLNLGHGVPPETDPDVLTRLVSLVHSVSAES
- a CDS encoding protoporphyrinogen/coproporphyrinogen oxidase; protein product: MQDVVVIGGGIAGLVAARACARLGLGVTIIEAADAVGGPVAGHEIAGLRLDSGAESFAVRGGTVAAFVEELGLTEEIVAPNPAGAWLHLPALKADQGSVSVPLPQAGVLGIPGSPLAEDVRRVIGWGGALRAYLDRLMPVLTIGREHSLGDLVGKRMGRRVLERLVEPVASGVYTTSSRDLEIDVVAPGLNRALTTTGSLSGAVLALRSGAPAGSMVGGLRGGMSRLPAALLADLEHFGAVIETGRAATSLVRIDATADSEQGWAITLAPTDADSVETATDSAPDPADAERTARFVIVATQGRQALRLLAPLGVAHDALSELEWPGPTAVTLATLVLDAPELDAHPRGTGVLVAAEATDVAAKALTHVTAKWSWVAAAAGPGRHVVRLSYGRVGQANPAEGVTDEDLEALALRDASVLLGTSLSAGMVRGFARTEWRDAISPATIGAPERVTSVREALSDTPGLEVTGAWLAGTGLASVIPDALAAAGRIRQASLGL
- a CDS encoding YtxH domain-containing protein, with amino-acid sequence MRAKLLFITGGLVGYVLGARAGRKRYDQIAAAATDLWNAPPVQRRVTEARDFGLELVGDVPGVILDAGKKFVSSVAGKTSQGSSRPSTSAASSTSTASSKKPAAKPGTTEDPSSH